In one window of Posidoniimonas corsicana DNA:
- a CDS encoding O-antigen ligase family protein translates to MHTPPNTLEAADAGPRRLRVFGAGVWVFSILLCLMYMGMMHDFRSAGLTEAEVVQALLDGAEAVEKDMGGVPVERKAAFALSGLLAVYCLATRRRDAVFESTLLTALIAAFLAVLFASYVWSESRLSTGLELVRISVYAMLAFGMALRFTALEIAKILTLSCTLSVAVACATVVAGYSPAQVDGVFRLSGSLHPNVLAKYATFVIIGSLGFARIRRGGIDWRFVVLAGLMTAALLLTRSRTSLACCVVGVAAYYALGMTWRQRVVFASLGAVVLGGALVAAGLTGGKLLKDAGQAANMGRREDAGSLNGRLPLWEKLYELGDGRYVQGFGYGAFWTEHRRVKLLHALRWAPGHAHNVVFETMLHTGLIGAALVVSIGWTTLLRLGVLGASPDQPAYRMLFAMMVTIVASSFTTTTYIMPREMVVLSGVLVVCAALAPRTETARAATTRRAGAASGGWGATGAMA, encoded by the coding sequence ATGCACACCCCGCCGAACACACTCGAAGCTGCCGACGCCGGTCCGCGCCGCTTACGCGTGTTCGGCGCGGGCGTTTGGGTGTTTTCCATTTTGCTATGCCTGATGTACATGGGGATGATGCACGATTTCCGCAGCGCAGGGCTGACCGAGGCGGAGGTTGTGCAGGCCCTCCTCGATGGCGCCGAGGCGGTGGAGAAGGACATGGGAGGGGTGCCCGTTGAACGCAAGGCGGCGTTCGCGCTGTCAGGGTTGCTGGCGGTGTACTGCCTGGCGACCCGACGCCGGGACGCGGTGTTCGAGTCAACGCTGCTGACAGCGCTGATCGCGGCGTTCCTAGCCGTCCTGTTCGCGTCCTACGTGTGGAGCGAAAGTCGACTGAGCACCGGACTGGAGCTGGTTCGCATCTCCGTTTACGCGATGCTCGCGTTCGGGATGGCGTTGCGTTTCACGGCGTTGGAGATCGCTAAGATCCTGACGCTCTCGTGCACGCTTTCGGTCGCCGTCGCCTGCGCCACGGTGGTTGCCGGGTACAGCCCGGCCCAAGTCGACGGCGTGTTCCGCTTGTCGGGCTCGCTCCACCCCAACGTGCTGGCCAAGTACGCGACGTTCGTGATCATCGGCTCGTTGGGGTTCGCCAGGATCCGACGCGGCGGGATCGATTGGCGGTTCGTCGTGTTGGCGGGTCTGATGACCGCCGCGCTGCTGCTGACCCGGTCTCGGACGTCATTGGCCTGCTGCGTGGTCGGCGTCGCGGCCTACTACGCACTCGGGATGACTTGGCGGCAACGGGTCGTGTTTGCTTCCCTTGGCGCCGTGGTGCTGGGCGGCGCGCTGGTCGCAGCCGGCCTGACAGGCGGCAAGCTGCTTAAGGACGCCGGGCAGGCCGCCAACATGGGCCGCCGCGAGGACGCGGGCTCGCTCAATGGCCGCCTGCCGCTGTGGGAGAAACTCTACGAGCTGGGTGACGGCCGCTACGTGCAGGGATTCGGCTACGGCGCCTTCTGGACCGAGCACCGGCGGGTGAAGCTGCTCCACGCCCTGCGGTGGGCGCCGGGGCACGCGCACAACGTGGTGTTCGAAACCATGCTGCACACCGGCCTCATCGGCGCAGCGTTGGTGGTTTCAATCGGGTGGACGACCCTGCTCCGACTCGGCGTCCTGGGCGCTAGCCCCGACCAGCCGGCCTACCGCATGCTGTTCGCGATGATGGTCACCATCGTCGCCAGCAGCTTCACCACAACTACCTACATCATGCCCCGAGAGATGGTGGTGCTGTCCGGCGTGCTGGTTGTCTGCGCGGCCCTCGCGCCGCGAACGGAGACCGCCCGCGCCGCGACGACCCGCCGGGCCGGCGCCGCCTCGGGCGGCTGGGGTGCAACAGGAGCGATGGCATGA
- a CDS encoding glycosyltransferase family 2 protein: protein MSDARVSVLMAAYNAMPYLPAAVDSVLGQTLADFEFVIVDDGSTDGTPEYLASLEDPRVRVVTQENGGLAAALNTGLAHCRAKYVARMDADDLSLPERLERQAAYLDLHAEVGCVGCQTSHFGATRVGGSLKMPATHTEIRRALEEGRHAIVHASVMARTELVRRVGAYWPYRLVSEDHDLFLRLSEASQISTIGPVMYHVRVHSGSLNGRYMKSIRRGIDYARELATRRGAGRPPISYEEFAESRDSAPLHRRALEWLDAYARSSYLAGVGDLYGDRALRGKLKLALAASLAPKLTVQRVQRMLTGGRARG from the coding sequence ATGAGCGATGCAAGAGTTTCGGTCTTGATGGCCGCCTACAACGCGATGCCGTACCTGCCGGCGGCGGTCGACTCGGTGCTGGGGCAAACGCTTGCGGACTTCGAGTTCGTCATCGTCGACGACGGCTCGACCGACGGGACGCCGGAGTACCTCGCTTCGCTGGAGGACCCGCGGGTGCGAGTCGTCACCCAGGAGAACGGCGGGCTGGCCGCGGCATTGAACACCGGTTTGGCCCACTGCCGAGCTAAGTACGTCGCGCGGATGGACGCGGACGACCTCTCGCTGCCCGAGCGACTCGAGCGGCAGGCGGCCTACCTGGACCTGCACGCCGAGGTCGGGTGCGTGGGCTGCCAGACCTCGCACTTCGGCGCCACGCGTGTGGGGGGCAGCCTGAAGATGCCCGCGACGCACACCGAGATCCGACGCGCGCTAGAGGAGGGTCGGCACGCCATCGTCCACGCTAGCGTGATGGCCCGCACAGAACTTGTCCGCCGGGTCGGCGCGTACTGGCCGTACCGCCTGGTGAGCGAGGACCACGACCTGTTCCTCCGCCTGAGCGAGGCGTCGCAGATCTCCACTATCGGGCCGGTCATGTACCACGTGCGGGTGCACAGCGGCAGCCTCAACGGCAGGTACATGAAGTCGATCCGCCGGGGCATCGACTACGCCCGCGAGCTGGCAACGCGGCGCGGCGCCGGGCGGCCGCCGATCAGCTACGAGGAGTTCGCCGAGTCCCGCGACTCGGCGCCGCTGCACCGCCGGGCGCTGGAGTGGCTGGACGCTTACGCCCGGTCCAGCTACCTGGCGGGCGTGGGCGACCTGTACGGAGACCGCGCCCTCCGCGGCAAGTTGAAGCTGGCCCTCGCGGCTAGCCTGGCGCCCAAGCTGACCGTGCAGCGGGTGCAACGGATGCTGACCGGCGGCCGGGCACGCGGGTAG
- a CDS encoding NAD-dependent epimerase/dehydratase family protein, with protein sequence MSVAIVTGSAGLIGSEAAAFFAESGFDVVGVDNDMRQQFFGADASTKWNRLRLQQRLGSRYTHQSIDIRDDAAVDALFDKYGSAVELIIHTAAQPSHDWAARAPKIDFGVNAQGTLNLLEAARQNCPDAVFIFTSTNKVYGDTPNSLPLVEQATRWEIDPDHTYAGGIREDMSIDNSKHSLFGASKVAADVLVQEYGRYFDMRTACFRGGCLTGPSHSGAKLHGFLAYLMKCTVTGEPYSVFGYQGKQVRDNIHSADLIRAFHAFYQDPKCAAVYNIGGGRYSNCSMLEAIDLCQQVAGRDLQWTYEEGNRSGDHIWWISDLAAFQRDYPDWRLEHDVPEILQQIYEANVERWTEAAIA encoded by the coding sequence ATGAGCGTAGCGATAGTCACCGGCTCTGCCGGGTTAATCGGATCGGAGGCCGCGGCCTTCTTCGCCGAGTCGGGGTTCGACGTTGTGGGCGTCGACAACGACATGCGGCAGCAGTTCTTCGGCGCAGACGCTTCCACTAAGTGGAACCGTCTGCGGCTGCAGCAGCGGCTGGGCAGCCGGTACACGCACCAGAGCATCGACATCCGCGACGACGCGGCTGTCGACGCGCTGTTCGACAAGTACGGTTCGGCGGTAGAGCTGATCATCCACACCGCTGCACAGCCTTCGCACGACTGGGCGGCGCGGGCGCCGAAGATTGACTTCGGCGTCAACGCCCAGGGGACGCTCAACCTGCTTGAGGCGGCGCGGCAGAACTGCCCCGACGCGGTTTTCATCTTCACCTCGACGAACAAGGTCTACGGCGACACGCCCAACAGCCTGCCGCTGGTCGAGCAGGCCACGCGTTGGGAGATCGACCCCGACCACACCTACGCCGGCGGCATCCGCGAGGACATGTCGATCGACAACTCCAAGCACAGCCTGTTCGGGGCGTCGAAGGTGGCCGCCGACGTGCTTGTGCAGGAGTACGGCCGGTACTTCGACATGCGGACCGCGTGCTTCCGCGGCGGCTGCCTAACAGGCCCCAGCCACTCCGGCGCCAAGCTGCACGGCTTCCTGGCGTACCTGATGAAGTGCACGGTGACCGGCGAGCCGTACAGCGTGTTCGGCTACCAGGGCAAGCAGGTGCGGGACAACATCCACAGCGCCGACCTGATCCGCGCCTTCCACGCATTCTACCAGGACCCCAAGTGCGCGGCGGTCTACAACATCGGCGGCGGGCGGTACAGCAACTGCTCGATGCTCGAGGCGATCGACCTGTGCCAGCAGGTCGCCGGTCGTGACCTGCAGTGGACCTACGAGGAGGGGAACCGGTCCGGTGACCACATCTGGTGGATCAGCGACCTCGCCGCGTTCCAACGGGACTACCCCGACTGGCGCCTGGAGCACGACGTCCCGGAGATCCTGCAGCAGATCTACGAGGCCAACGTCGAACGCTGGACGGAGGCGGCAATCGCATGA
- a CDS encoding WecB/TagA/CpsF family glycosyltransferase, producing the protein MTSDTKHSVLGVMIDGVDYAGAVGRVMAAARERRPYAVSALAVHGLMTGVLDPAHRYRLNSFEMLCPDGQPVRWALNGMHGAGLADRVYGPNLMLHVCEQAAADGVPVFLFGGNEDLLAALSSNLQRRFPDLQIAGARASKFRTLTPDERQELVAEIRDSGAGVTFVGLGCPRQEVFAYEMREEVSMPLLAVGAAFNFHAGQLDQAPKWMQDRGLEWFYRLVKEPRRLWKRYGLLNPLYVTLLAAQWSGLWRPTHPGDPPRAQVCYG; encoded by the coding sequence ATGACCAGCGACACCAAGCACAGCGTGTTGGGGGTGATGATCGACGGGGTCGACTACGCCGGGGCGGTAGGCCGTGTGATGGCGGCCGCGCGGGAGCGGCGCCCGTATGCGGTCTCTGCGCTAGCCGTGCACGGCCTGATGACCGGCGTGCTCGACCCCGCGCACCGCTACCGGCTGAACTCGTTCGAGATGCTCTGCCCTGATGGGCAGCCGGTCCGCTGGGCGCTCAACGGGATGCACGGCGCCGGCCTAGCAGACCGCGTGTACGGGCCGAACCTGATGCTGCACGTTTGTGAGCAGGCGGCGGCGGACGGCGTGCCAGTCTTCTTGTTCGGGGGGAACGAGGATCTGCTTGCGGCGCTCTCCTCCAACCTGCAGCGACGCTTTCCGGACCTGCAGATCGCAGGCGCGCGGGCGTCAAAGTTCCGCACGCTCACGCCGGACGAGCGTCAGGAACTGGTCGCCGAGATCCGCGACAGCGGCGCCGGCGTCACATTTGTTGGGCTCGGCTGTCCTCGCCAGGAGGTGTTCGCGTACGAAATGCGCGAGGAGGTCTCGATGCCGCTGCTGGCCGTTGGCGCCGCGTTCAACTTCCATGCGGGCCAGCTCGACCAGGCGCCCAAGTGGATGCAGGACCGGGGACTCGAGTGGTTCTACCGCCTGGTGAAGGAGCCGCGTCGGCTGTGGAAACGGTACGGGCTGCTCAACCCGCTGTACGTCACCCTGCTCGCGGCGCAGTGGTCGGGCCTCTGGCGCCCAACCCACCCGGGAGATCCCCCGCGGGCGCAGGTGTGCTACGGCTGA
- a CDS encoding glycosyltransferase family 2 protein — translation MTSINHLPDSPLSLADTDELVSSGAVAHRDGRRVLVVLPAFNEGAALPPLLDAISATLADGVLEHEIIVVDDGSADDTAMVASQASFHYPVRVVRHERNRGLAAALRTGLEAAVADAGPGDIIVTMDADNTQPPGLLPRMLAMINEGHDLVIASRFQPGARVVGVPLYRNLLSRASLVLFKLALPIHGVRDYTCGYRAYRAAPLADAMRHYGDRFVSEQGFSCMVDVLLKLRGRGLVMGEAPMILRYDQKPGESKMNVLRTIRQTMSLIVRRRLGR, via the coding sequence ATGACCTCGATCAACCACCTCCCCGACAGCCCTCTCTCGCTGGCCGATACGGACGAGCTGGTCAGCTCCGGCGCGGTCGCCCATCGCGACGGTCGCCGGGTGCTGGTTGTGCTGCCTGCGTTCAACGAGGGCGCCGCGCTCCCGCCGCTGCTTGACGCAATCTCCGCGACGCTGGCAGACGGCGTGCTGGAACACGAGATCATCGTTGTCGATGACGGCAGCGCCGACGACACCGCGATGGTTGCCAGCCAGGCGTCGTTTCATTATCCCGTGCGGGTGGTGCGGCACGAGCGGAACCGCGGACTGGCCGCCGCACTGCGCACCGGCCTGGAGGCCGCGGTGGCCGACGCCGGTCCCGGCGACATCATCGTCACGATGGACGCGGACAACACCCAGCCGCCCGGCCTGCTGCCCCGCATGCTCGCCATGATTAACGAGGGGCACGACCTGGTCATCGCCTCCCGCTTCCAGCCCGGCGCGAGGGTGGTGGGCGTGCCGCTGTACCGCAACCTGCTGAGCCGAGCCTCGCTGGTGCTGTTCAAGCTTGCGCTGCCGATCCACGGCGTGCGCGACTACACCTGCGGCTACCGCGCGTACCGCGCAGCGCCCCTGGCCGACGCCATGCGGCACTACGGCGACCGGTTCGTCAGCGAGCAGGGCTTCTCCTGCATGGTCGACGTGCTGCTCAAGCTCCGCGGCCGCGGGCTGGTGATGGGCGAGGCGCCGATGATCCTCCGCTACGACCAGAAGCCCGGCGAGAGCAAGATGAACGTCCTCCGCACGATCCGGCAGACGATGTCGCTGATCGTCCGCCGCCGGCTGGGGAGGTAG
- a CDS encoding NAD(P)/FAD-dependent oxidoreductase, with translation MHDSEADNRKHWAIVGGGMLGMTLAYRLAQRGQRVTLLEAAPTLGGLASAWRLGDVTWDRFYHVTLLSDTHLHALLAEIGVEESMRWVETKTGFYSGGELYSMSNSVEFLRFPPLTLAEKLRLGATIFYASKLKNWKSLEKVSVESWLRRHSGAGVFEKIWLPLLKAKLGDAYRDTSAAFIWAHINRMYAARRSGLKKEMFGYVPGGYAAILDRLAETLRGAGVRIECDAPVHEAVAAEQGGVRVTYGGEPPRRFDNVVFTTPTPVISRALPDLTAGERERFDGVRYLGIVCASLLLKKPISKYYVTNITDAWVPLTAVIEMTTIVDREELGGHALVYLPKYVPSDDPLFEESDGSLRERWIGTLEKMYPHFSRDDVQAFQVCRARSVMALPTLGYSERLPPLQTSIPGVYAVNSAHILKGNLNVNETVQVADEAIAGVLAPALAAGQSPTTPTRPTRGDDAQAARELIARP, from the coding sequence ATGCACGACTCGGAAGCGGACAATCGGAAGCACTGGGCCATCGTGGGCGGCGGGATGCTCGGCATGACGCTCGCGTACCGGCTTGCGCAACGCGGTCAGCGGGTGACGCTGCTGGAGGCCGCGCCCACGCTGGGCGGCCTGGCCAGCGCCTGGCGACTGGGCGATGTCACCTGGGACCGCTTCTACCACGTGACGCTGCTCTCGGACACGCACCTCCACGCCCTGCTCGCCGAGATCGGGGTGGAGGAGTCGATGCGGTGGGTTGAGACCAAGACCGGCTTCTACTCCGGTGGCGAACTCTACTCGATGTCCAACTCCGTCGAGTTCCTCCGCTTTCCGCCGCTGACGCTGGCGGAGAAGCTCCGCCTGGGCGCCACGATCTTCTACGCCTCGAAGCTGAAGAACTGGAAATCCCTGGAGAAGGTCTCGGTCGAGTCGTGGCTCCGCAGGCACTCGGGCGCCGGCGTGTTCGAGAAGATCTGGCTGCCGCTGCTCAAGGCCAAGCTGGGCGACGCCTACCGGGACACCTCGGCCGCGTTCATCTGGGCCCACATCAACCGGATGTACGCGGCGCGGCGTTCAGGGCTGAAGAAGGAGATGTTCGGCTACGTGCCCGGCGGGTACGCGGCGATCCTCGATCGGCTTGCGGAGACGCTCCGCGGCGCCGGCGTGCGGATCGAGTGCGACGCGCCCGTCCATGAGGCCGTGGCGGCGGAACAGGGCGGGGTGAGGGTCACCTACGGCGGCGAGCCGCCGCGGCGTTTCGACAACGTGGTGTTCACGACGCCGACGCCGGTCATCTCGCGGGCGCTCCCGGACCTGACGGCCGGCGAACGGGAACGGTTCGACGGCGTGCGGTACCTGGGCATCGTCTGCGCATCGCTGCTGCTCAAGAAGCCGATTTCCAAGTACTACGTCACGAACATCACCGACGCGTGGGTGCCGCTCACCGCCGTGATCGAGATGACCACTATCGTCGACCGGGAAGAACTCGGCGGGCACGCGCTGGTCTACCTGCCGAAGTACGTCCCGTCGGACGACCCGCTGTTCGAGGAGTCAGACGGGTCGCTCCGTGAGCGGTGGATCGGCACGCTCGAGAAGATGTACCCGCACTTCTCTCGCGACGACGTGCAGGCGTTCCAGGTCTGCCGGGCCCGCAGCGTTATGGCGCTGCCGACGCTGGGCTACTCCGAGCGTCTGCCCCCGCTGCAGACCTCCATCCCCGGCGTGTACGCAGTGAACTCGGCCCACATACTCAAGGGGAACCTCAACGTCAACGAGACCGTGCAGGTTGCCGACGAGGCGATCGCCGGTGTGCTGGCCCCGGCGCTTGCTGCTGGTCAAAGCCCGACAACCCCCACCCGACCCACACGAGGTGACGATGCGCAAGCCGCTCGCGAGCTTATCGCTCGACCTTGA
- a CDS encoding polysaccharide deacetylase family protein: MRKPLASLSLDLDNKWAYLRTLGPGNWEHYPCYLDVVAPRVVAALERFDLRMTVFVVGKDLESESGRDAVCQLAEAGCEIGNHTYNHYPWLQTLPRAEQRREILDAHDAIRLLTGAPPRGFRGPGFSNSAQLLGLLTELDYAYDSSSLPAATAPLARMYCAANSLWSSGPRGQMFGSWTDAFRPLRPHRIDTPYGGITELPVTTMPLLRTPIHMTYLAHLAQYSRGAAAAYLQTAARLCKVRGVAPSLLLHPLDFMGAEDDPELTFLPGMRLPGEAKWALLVEMLERFAEHFELNTVAAHAGLTVPPLGREDTIAAVSGAGDGG, from the coding sequence ATGCGCAAGCCGCTCGCGAGCTTATCGCTCGACCTTGACAACAAGTGGGCGTACCTGAGGACGTTGGGGCCGGGGAACTGGGAACACTACCCCTGCTACCTGGACGTCGTGGCACCGCGTGTGGTGGCTGCGCTCGAGCGGTTCGACCTCCGCATGACGGTGTTTGTCGTCGGCAAGGATCTGGAGTCCGAGTCGGGACGCGACGCGGTGTGCCAGCTAGCCGAGGCCGGCTGCGAGATCGGCAACCACACCTACAACCACTACCCATGGCTGCAGACGCTCCCCCGTGCCGAGCAACGCCGCGAGATCCTGGACGCGCACGACGCCATCCGGCTCCTGACCGGCGCACCGCCGCGGGGTTTCCGTGGGCCGGGCTTCAGCAACTCTGCCCAGCTGCTCGGCTTGCTCACCGAGCTCGACTACGCCTACGACTCCAGCAGCCTGCCGGCGGCCACGGCGCCGCTGGCCCGGATGTACTGCGCGGCTAACTCGCTCTGGAGCAGCGGTCCACGCGGGCAGATGTTCGGCTCGTGGACCGACGCCTTCCGCCCGCTGCGTCCGCACCGCATCGACACGCCGTACGGCGGCATCACCGAGTTGCCCGTCACCACGATGCCGCTGCTGCGAACGCCTATCCACATGACCTACCTCGCGCACCTGGCGCAGTACTCCCGCGGCGCGGCGGCGGCCTATCTGCAAACCGCGGCGCGGCTCTGCAAGGTCCGTGGCGTGGCGCCGTCGCTGCTCTTGCACCCGCTCGACTTCATGGGCGCTGAGGACGATCCGGAGCTTACCTTTCTCCCGGGCATGAGGCTGCCCGGGGAAGCGAAGTGGGCGTTGCTGGTCGAGATGCTCGAGCGGTTCGCCGAGCACTTCGAGTTGAACACGGTCGCCGCGCACGCCGGGCTGACGGTCCCTCCGTTGGGCCGGGAGGATACCATCGCGGCCGTTTCCGGGGCGGGCGATGGGGGCTGA
- a CDS encoding glycosyltransferase family 87 protein: MGADDSRPAGDWELPLAALAALGVVAAACICLGGYRAFEGRHVSGPYDPQQDGFFDFAHGVYYPCQAFVDGVSPYGQAFVDGYPVADPVPLYTPSHFLLHAPLTLLPLLPASVTYFALLLAMIYAIARLSADAAQAPGAWPLIGCLLLMTRGGQATLASGYFTLELVLGALVALRYAASRPWLSACGVLLAAGKPTYLIPLLILLAVRGNLKAAVRGGGLTGVASAAAVGWLAAGGRFDSFLASITDSTEARAAQVDQLPINSFTQVDLLSLISKWMDWSPGYAVSMAVMLVLLTPIGVALRRLNSQGDSAGAATQSGALAALAIVVTVFHQSYDALLLVAAITGLATGRPERSWRGIPRWARWGLAALCLTPSFNLLSTRAFLQKLGIAPPDTGFTLVTSINGTALAAALLLMLWLACRRCATRAEERPPG, from the coding sequence ATGGGGGCTGACGACAGCAGGCCCGCCGGCGACTGGGAGCTGCCGCTGGCCGCCCTCGCCGCGCTCGGCGTGGTTGCCGCCGCCTGCATCTGCCTGGGCGGCTACCGGGCTTTTGAGGGGCGGCATGTCTCAGGGCCGTACGACCCGCAACAGGACGGCTTTTTCGACTTCGCGCACGGCGTCTACTATCCATGTCAGGCGTTTGTCGATGGCGTCAGTCCCTACGGCCAGGCGTTTGTGGACGGCTACCCCGTTGCGGACCCCGTTCCGCTCTACACGCCGTCCCATTTTCTTCTGCACGCACCGCTTACGCTGCTCCCCCTGCTGCCGGCAAGCGTGACTTACTTCGCGCTTTTGCTGGCGATGATCTACGCGATTGCGCGGCTGTCCGCCGACGCGGCCCAGGCGCCCGGCGCGTGGCCGCTGATCGGCTGCCTGCTCTTGATGACACGCGGCGGGCAGGCCACGCTGGCGTCAGGTTACTTCACGTTAGAATTGGTGCTGGGGGCGTTGGTCGCGTTGCGCTACGCCGCGAGCCGGCCCTGGCTGTCCGCCTGCGGCGTGCTGCTGGCGGCCGGGAAGCCGACCTACCTGATCCCGCTGCTGATTCTGCTGGCCGTGCGGGGGAACTTGAAGGCGGCGGTGCGGGGTGGCGGGCTGACGGGCGTTGCTTCGGCGGCGGCGGTTGGTTGGTTGGCGGCTGGCGGTAGATTCGATTCGTTCCTCGCATCGATCACCGACAGCACCGAGGCTCGTGCGGCGCAGGTCGACCAGTTGCCGATCAACAGCTTCACCCAGGTCGACCTGCTGAGCCTGATCAGCAAGTGGATGGACTGGAGCCCCGGCTACGCGGTTAGCATGGCCGTGATGCTGGTGCTGCTGACGCCGATTGGCGTCGCGCTGCGGCGGTTGAATAGTCAGGGCGACTCGGCGGGCGCTGCGACGCAGTCTGGCGCGCTCGCGGCGCTGGCTATCGTCGTCACGGTATTCCACCAGTCGTACGACGCGCTGCTGCTGGTGGCGGCCATCACGGGCCTGGCGACCGGGCGGCCGGAGCGGTCTTGGCGGGGGATCCCAAGGTGGGCTAGGTGGGGCTTGGCCGCCCTCTGCTTAACGCCCTCGTTCAACCTGCTATCGACGCGCGCGTTTCTGCAGAAGCTCGGGATTGCCCCGCCGGACACGGGGTTCACGCTCGTCACGAGCATCAACGGGACCGCGTTGGCGGCCGCGTTGCTGCTGATGCTCTGGCTGGCCTGCCGGCGCTGTGCGACGCGAGCCGAGGAACGCCCCCCCGGCTAG
- a CDS encoding (Na+)-NQR maturation NqrM, producing MTQVLITAAVFAIALAGMAIGVLISNRRIKGSCGGLANFKDRDGNSICEACSNPSPECRGERAREHAASAND from the coding sequence ATGACCCAAGTCCTGATCACCGCCGCCGTGTTTGCGATCGCCCTGGCCGGGATGGCGATCGGCGTGCTCATCAGCAACCGCCGCATCAAGGGCTCGTGCGGCGGCCTGGCCAACTTCAAGGACCGCGACGGCAACTCCATCTGCGAGGCCTGCAGCAACCCCTCGCCCGAATGCCGCGGGGAGCGGGCCCGCGAGCACGCCGCTTCGGCAAACGACTAG
- a CDS encoding FAD:protein FMN transferase: MATGYRLVGACLLAFAAGPLLIGCAPGPVDGTIQSAPSVVTFAGPTMGTRYSVKAVTPDAAERLEELQHEVDARLAEINRRMSTYDPESELSRFNQSESDDWFEVSPETAKVVAYALRISQDTDGRFDPTVGPVVNLWGFGPDGRRTEPPTDEQVQAALARIGYQSIEVRLDPPAIKKSRPDVYLDLSAIAKGYGVDAVSDLLAELGATASMVEIGGEVVCRGVKPDGQPWRIGVEKPDENGSTLQTVLELRDRSIATSGDYRNFFEEDGRRFSHTIDPATGRPVQHKLATVSVLAPSCMRADALATALLVMGPDEGYNWANENSVAALLIERTPEGFRERRTPAWDSLSEGDN, translated from the coding sequence GTGGCTACCGGTTACCGCCTTGTCGGCGCCTGCCTGCTGGCGTTCGCCGCCGGACCGCTGCTGATCGGCTGCGCCCCCGGCCCGGTCGACGGGACCATCCAATCGGCGCCCTCGGTGGTCACGTTCGCCGGACCGACCATGGGCACGCGGTACTCGGTGAAGGCGGTCACGCCGGACGCCGCGGAGCGGCTGGAGGAGTTGCAGCACGAGGTCGACGCGCGGCTCGCCGAGATCAATCGGCGGATGTCCACCTACGACCCTGAGTCGGAGCTGTCGCGGTTCAACCAGTCGGAAAGCGACGACTGGTTCGAAGTCTCGCCCGAGACCGCCAAGGTGGTCGCGTACGCGCTACGGATCTCGCAAGACACGGACGGCCGGTTCGACCCCACCGTTGGTCCGGTCGTGAACCTGTGGGGCTTCGGCCCGGACGGCCGCCGCACTGAGCCGCCGACCGACGAACAAGTGCAGGCGGCGCTCGCCCGGATCGGCTACCAGTCGATCGAAGTTCGGCTCGACCCGCCCGCGATCAAGAAGTCGCGGCCCGACGTCTACCTGGACCTGTCGGCCATAGCCAAAGGTTACGGCGTGGACGCCGTTTCCGACCTGCTCGCCGAGCTGGGCGCGACCGCGTCGATGGTCGAGATCGGCGGCGAGGTGGTCTGCCGCGGCGTGAAGCCGGACGGCCAGCCCTGGCGGATCGGCGTCGAGAAGCCCGACGAGAACGGCAGCACCCTGCAGACGGTGTTGGAACTCCGCGACCGGTCGATCGCCACCTCCGGCGACTACCGAAACTTCTTCGAGGAGGACGGTCGGCGCTTCTCCCACACCATCGACCCAGCCACCGGCCGCCCCGTGCAACACAAGCTGGCTACCGTGAGTGTGCTGGCGCCCTCCTGCATGCGGGCCGACGCGTTGGCGACCGCGTTGTTGGTCATGGGCCCCGACGAGGGGTACAATTGGGCGAACGAGAACAGCGTGGCCGCCCTGCTCATCGAACGCACGCCCGAGGGGTTCCGCGAACGCCGGACGCCGGCGTGGGACTCCCTGTCCGAGGGCGACAACTAG